The Sagittula sp. P11 genome window below encodes:
- a CDS encoding LysR family transcriptional regulator, producing the protein MARNIPTDLLRSFVTVVDLGGFTRAAEALGRTQPAISLQIRRLEDLLQTKLIRTSGRQFALTDDGVALGPYARQMLRLNDDILAHFAEAALSGWIRVGVPTDFSHAFLLDAIADFAARHPDVRIELESLLSKDLREALAADRLDICTAIVPDGDVPYLVESTAVTPFWVVRDTFQADRKAPLPIVRHPDPCEYAARMRNALRVSGRGWRTALVSRDVSGLQTAVRAGLGATALTPATLLPGMRIAREDEGFPPLAPLRIGLFYKHAALSKAGHGLAQHLMEHIRKSGQNGFP; encoded by the coding sequence ATGGCCCGCAACATCCCCACCGACCTCCTGCGCAGCTTCGTCACCGTGGTCGACCTCGGCGGGTTCACCCGCGCCGCCGAAGCGCTGGGACGCACCCAGCCCGCCATCTCGCTGCAGATCCGACGGCTGGAGGATCTTCTGCAAACCAAGCTGATCCGCACCTCGGGCCGCCAGTTCGCGCTGACCGACGACGGGGTGGCGCTCGGCCCCTACGCGCGGCAGATGCTCCGGCTCAACGACGACATCCTCGCACATTTCGCCGAAGCGGCGCTCAGCGGCTGGATCCGAGTGGGCGTGCCGACGGACTTCTCCCATGCCTTCCTGCTCGACGCGATCGCCGACTTCGCCGCCCGCCATCCGGACGTGCGGATCGAGCTTGAAAGCCTTCTGTCCAAGGACTTGCGGGAGGCACTGGCCGCCGACCGCCTCGACATCTGCACCGCCATCGTGCCTGACGGCGACGTGCCCTACCTCGTGGAAAGCACCGCCGTGACACCCTTCTGGGTAGTCCGCGACACCTTCCAGGCCGACCGCAAGGCGCCGCTGCCCATCGTCCGCCACCCCGACCCCTGCGAATACGCCGCGCGGATGCGCAATGCCCTCCGGGTCTCGGGTCGAGGCTGGCGCACCGCCCTCGTATCGCGCGACGTGTCCGGGCTGCAGACCGCCGTGCGCGCAGGCCTGGGAGCCACCGCCCTGACCCCCGCCACCCTCCTGCCCGGCATGCGCATCGCGCGCGAAGACGAGGGTTTTCCGCCGCTCGCCCCCCTCCGCATCGGGCTGTTCTACAAACACGCCGCCCTCAGCAAGGCCGGGCACGGGCTGGCCCAACACCTGATGGAGCATATCCGGAAATCCGGTCAGAACGGCTTTCCATAA
- a CDS encoding BtpA/SgcQ family protein, with translation MDRPNFDRLVKDGLPAVTPVIHVLDVGQALRNIDTVEGAGCPGAFLINHDFPMEDFLPVLREVRAARTDLWLGVNFLAQTGGVGFPVLGQLAQEGCRIDAYWADDARIDEREEAQAEAEQIARIRAQSGWGGLYLGGVAFKKQRPVNPEDHAEAARKALLYMDVVCTSGIATGQEADLTKIENFRAALGDAPLALASGITPENAHLYAPLVDIFLVATGINFDGDFHNIDPARLNALLEVTRNARKGAHP, from the coding sequence ATGGATCGCCCAAATTTTGATCGACTGGTTAAGGACGGCCTCCCGGCGGTCACGCCGGTCATTCACGTTCTGGATGTGGGGCAGGCGCTCCGCAATATCGATACGGTAGAGGGGGCCGGTTGCCCGGGGGCGTTCCTCATCAACCACGACTTCCCGATGGAGGACTTCCTGCCGGTCCTGCGGGAGGTGCGTGCCGCGCGAACGGATCTCTGGCTGGGGGTGAACTTCCTTGCCCAAACGGGCGGCGTGGGGTTTCCGGTGCTGGGGCAACTGGCGCAGGAAGGCTGCCGGATCGACGCCTATTGGGCCGACGACGCCCGCATCGACGAGCGTGAGGAGGCGCAGGCGGAGGCGGAGCAGATCGCCCGAATCCGCGCGCAGAGCGGTTGGGGTGGCCTCTACCTCGGCGGTGTCGCCTTCAAGAAGCAGCGTCCAGTGAACCCCGAGGATCATGCCGAGGCCGCCCGCAAGGCGCTGCTCTACATGGACGTGGTCTGCACGTCGGGCATCGCCACGGGGCAGGAGGCCGACCTCACCAAGATAGAAAACTTCCGCGCGGCCCTGGGGGATGCGCCGCTGGCGCTGGCCTCAGGGATCACGCCGGAGAACGCGCATCTTTATGCGCCGCTGGTGGACATCTTCCTCGTCGCGACGGGGATCAACTTCGACGGCGATTTCCACAACATCGACCCCGCGCGGCTGAACGCCCTGCTGGAGGTCACGCGCAATGCCCGGAAAGGAGCGCACCCATGA
- the iolG gene encoding inositol 2-dehydrogenase, which produces MTRIALLGCGRIGRMHAEIIAAHPRATLAGVFDTHSPSSEEVAVRLGVLQYDSPEAAFASDADAVLIATPTATHVDFIKAAVAANKAVLCEKPVDLDLARARQCAEDVKGVSAPIMIGFCRRFDPGHRAARAAHRNGQLGDLHQVVITSRDPGMAPDGYIETSGGIFRDMTIHDLDLARFMLDEEVTHVTATGARLVAPELMERCGDYDTVTVILNTASGKQAIITNSREAVYGYDQRVELFGSGGMALSDNHRENAAEVWGKGFTRHAAPLQHFFIERYRAAFIAEIDNFVDACAGTAAPEVSLDDGVKALALAEACFRSIAEARTIAVKDV; this is translated from the coding sequence ATGACCAGAATCGCATTGCTCGGCTGCGGCCGGATCGGACGCATGCACGCCGAGATCATCGCGGCCCACCCGCGCGCCACGCTTGCCGGGGTTTTCGACACGCATTCGCCCAGTTCAGAGGAGGTCGCCGTCAGGCTGGGCGTGCTGCAGTACGACTCGCCCGAGGCCGCCTTTGCCTCCGACGCCGATGCCGTGCTGATCGCCACGCCCACCGCAACCCACGTCGATTTCATCAAGGCCGCCGTCGCCGCCAACAAGGCCGTGCTGTGCGAAAAGCCCGTGGACCTCGACCTCGCCCGCGCGCGGCAATGCGCCGAGGACGTGAAGGGGGTCAGCGCGCCCATCATGATCGGCTTCTGCCGCCGCTTCGATCCCGGCCACCGCGCCGCCCGTGCCGCCCACCGCAACGGCCAGCTTGGCGACCTGCATCAGGTTGTCATCACCTCCCGCGATCCCGGCATGGCACCAGACGGCTACATCGAGACCTCCGGCGGCATCTTCCGCGACATGACGATCCACGACCTCGACCTCGCCCGCTTCATGCTGGACGAGGAGGTGACCCACGTCACCGCCACCGGCGCGCGTCTGGTGGCGCCCGAGCTGATGGAACGTTGCGGCGACTACGACACGGTGACGGTCATCCTGAACACCGCCTCCGGCAAGCAGGCGATCATCACCAACTCGCGCGAGGCGGTCTACGGCTACGACCAGCGGGTCGAACTGTTCGGATCGGGCGGCATGGCGCTGTCCGACAACCACCGGGAAAACGCGGCAGAAGTCTGGGGCAAGGGCTTCACCCGACACGCCGCTCCGCTCCAGCATTTCTTCATCGAGCGTTACCGGGCCGCCTTCATCGCCGAGATCGACAACTTCGTCGACGCCTGCGCCGGGACCGCCGCGCCCGAGGTGTCGCTGGACGACGGGGTCAAGGCGTTGGCGCTGGCCGAGGCCTGCTTCCGCTCCATCGCCGAAGCCCGGACAATCGCGGTAAAGGACGTCTGA
- a CDS encoding phosphoribosyltransferase family protein encodes MTDLKGPRDDRWYLSLMSPNTKGPKFAWLDPTSIYINAAAFGDLLDDLCAEIDADDVDVVAGLDAMGFVLGAALAARLGRGFLPIRKANKLCVDTDSVSYGNYSGRTQDMEMRTPAFAPGTRVLLADQWVETGGTMDGAVRLVERQGGKVAGMVAIAMEENPATDAYRSAYKVVTAVMQGSKWQAECNAQTLSSFKTYRADRTFPTAGVTAPV; translated from the coding sequence ATGACCGATCTGAAAGGCCCCCGTGACGACCGCTGGTACCTCTCGCTTATGTCGCCCAACACCAAGGGGCCGAAGTTCGCATGGCTCGACCCGACCTCGATCTACATCAACGCGGCGGCCTTCGGCGACCTCCTGGACGATCTCTGCGCAGAGATCGACGCCGATGACGTGGACGTTGTCGCGGGGCTGGATGCCATGGGCTTCGTCCTCGGTGCGGCGCTGGCGGCCCGGCTGGGGCGGGGTTTCCTGCCGATCCGCAAGGCAAACAAGCTGTGCGTCGACACCGACAGCGTGAGTTACGGCAACTACTCCGGCCGGACGCAGGACATGGAGATGCGGACGCCTGCATTCGCGCCGGGAACGCGTGTCCTGCTCGCCGATCAATGGGTCGAGACCGGCGGCACGATGGACGGCGCCGTGCGACTGGTGGAGCGGCAGGGCGGCAAGGTCGCCGGGATGGTCGCAATCGCCATGGAGGAGAACCCGGCCACCGACGCCTACCGCTCTGCCTACAAGGTGGTCACTGCCGTGATGCAGGGATCGAAATGGCAGGCGGAATGCAATGCGCAGACGCTTTCCAGCTTCAAGACCTACCGCGCGGACCGTACCTTCCCGACGGCGGGCGTGACGGCGCCTGTCTGA
- the iolD gene encoding 3D-(3,5/4)-trihydroxycyclohexane-1,2-dione acylhydrolase (decyclizing): MTATVRLTMAQALVRWLCAQHTEIDGERVPLFAGVFGVFGHGNVTCLSEALEQVQDRLPTWRGQNEQSMALAAVGFAKAKRRRQIMVATSSVGPGATNMITAAGVAHANRLPVLLLSGDTFVNRLPDPVLQQVEHYGCPSTSVNDGFRAVSRFWDRIVHPAQILSSLPQAVTTMLDPADCGPAFIGLPQDIQEIAYDYPEAFFAEKVWTIPRPRPSRSEVSAAVELLKGAKRPLIISGGGVRYSGAGEALADFAVRRGIPMTETIAGKGAVVHDHPAYTGAMGIEGTDASKELAETADVVIAVGTRMQDFTTGSWTTFAPDARFLNINAARFDASKHFALPVVGDALECIAELDEALGDWACDPARMARAQELYADWNRALDEGQKPTNAAVPSYAQVIGVVNRKASPDDTMVTAAGGLPGETAKNWRVKAPHTYDLEFGFSCMGYEIAGGWGHAMAKNGKGVPIVMVGDGSYLMMNSDIYSTVLTGHKMIVVVCDNGGFGVINRLQTGMGVPGFNNLLKDTRVQNRDAPLHVDFAAHARAMGAEARFCESLADLETAMDWAQTTDRTTVLVIETDAHVWTDGGADWYVGVPEINERESVRKARDGQEALRRRQRQGV; the protein is encoded by the coding sequence ATGACGGCAACAGTCCGCCTGACCATGGCGCAGGCGCTGGTGCGCTGGCTTTGCGCCCAGCACACCGAGATCGACGGCGAGCGCGTTCCGCTGTTCGCGGGCGTCTTCGGGGTCTTCGGCCACGGCAACGTGACCTGCCTGTCGGAGGCCCTCGAACAGGTTCAGGACCGGCTGCCAACATGGCGCGGCCAGAACGAGCAGTCCATGGCCCTTGCCGCGGTAGGCTTTGCCAAGGCGAAACGCCGCCGACAGATCATGGTGGCGACCTCATCGGTCGGGCCGGGGGCGACCAACATGATCACCGCGGCGGGCGTGGCCCATGCCAACCGGCTGCCGGTCCTGCTGTTGTCCGGGGACACCTTCGTCAACCGGCTGCCCGACCCGGTGCTGCAGCAGGTGGAGCATTACGGCTGCCCCTCCACATCGGTGAACGACGGCTTCCGGGCGGTGTCGCGTTTCTGGGACCGGATCGTGCATCCGGCGCAGATCCTGTCGTCGCTGCCGCAGGCGGTCACGACAATGCTGGACCCTGCCGATTGCGGCCCGGCCTTCATCGGGCTGCCGCAGGACATCCAGGAAATCGCCTACGACTACCCCGAAGCCTTCTTTGCCGAGAAGGTCTGGACCATTCCCCGGCCGCGCCCCTCGCGGTCGGAGGTCAGCGCGGCGGTGGAGTTGCTGAAGGGGGCGAAGCGCCCGCTCATCATCTCGGGCGGCGGGGTGCGCTACTCCGGTGCGGGCGAGGCATTGGCAGACTTCGCCGTGCGACGCGGCATCCCAATGACGGAGACCATCGCCGGGAAGGGCGCCGTGGTGCACGACCACCCGGCCTACACCGGCGCCATGGGGATCGAGGGGACCGATGCCTCGAAGGAGTTGGCAGAAACCGCGGACGTGGTGATCGCCGTCGGCACGCGCATGCAGGACTTCACCACCGGATCCTGGACGACCTTTGCGCCCGACGCGCGGTTCCTGAACATCAACGCGGCGCGGTTCGATGCGTCGAAACACTTTGCCCTGCCGGTGGTCGGCGACGCGCTGGAATGCATCGCCGAACTGGACGAGGCGCTGGGAGACTGGGCCTGCGATCCGGCGCGGATGGCACGCGCGCAGGAGCTTTACGCCGACTGGAACCGCGCGCTGGACGAGGGGCAGAAACCGACCAACGCGGCGGTACCCTCCTACGCGCAGGTGATTGGCGTGGTGAACCGCAAGGCCTCGCCCGACGACACCATGGTGACCGCAGCGGGCGGACTGCCGGGCGAGACGGCGAAGAACTGGCGGGTCAAGGCGCCCCACACCTACGACCTCGAGTTCGGCTTTTCCTGCATGGGCTACGAGATCGCGGGCGGCTGGGGGCACGCCATGGCGAAGAACGGCAAGGGGGTGCCCATCGTGATGGTGGGCGACGGGTCCTACCTGATGATGAACTCCGACATCTATTCGACCGTGCTGACCGGCCACAAGATGATCGTGGTGGTCTGCGACAACGGCGGGTTCGGCGTGATCAACCGGCTTCAGACCGGCATGGGCGTTCCGGGCTTCAACAACCTGCTGAAGGATACGCGGGTACAGAACCGGGATGCGCCCTTGCATGTCGACTTTGCCGCCCATGCGCGGGCGATGGGGGCAGAGGCGCGGTTCTGCGAAAGCCTCGCCGACCTCGAGACCGCGATGGACTGGGCGCAGACCACCGACCGCACCACGGTGCTGGTGATCGAGACGGACGCCCATGTCTGGACCGACGGCGGCGCCGATTGGTACGTGGGCGTGCCGGAAATCAACGAACGGGAGAGCGTCCGCAAGGCGCGCGACGGACAGGAAGCATTGCGCCGCAGGCAGCGGCAGGGGGTATGA
- a CDS encoding MurR/RpiR family transcriptional regulator, whose amino-acid sequence MTATAPPADYEELIRLIHDRFDGMSKTYQQIAEYLTQNPNEVAVLSVNASSAQCGIHASSFVRFAQALGYSGFKDLQALFQRRLSTAAPGFEARKRALEGDLRQHGGTAPDALQDLVVRDIASLQDLLDRTDPEAMTRAAEMIDNAQTVYLIGQLRSEPVVVLLRYILTMLGKPCVLLDASGGLATHMARNMAASDLLIAVAFRFYANEVVNVVEETARKGTPVIGISDSTLSPLNKPATLLFAVPEHDYTFSRSLAAPMCLAQALMVAVAARSQPGAEPPRIPTVTTR is encoded by the coding sequence ATGACGGCAACCGCGCCCCCGGCAGACTACGAGGAGCTCATCCGCCTGATCCACGACCGATTCGACGGCATGAGCAAGACCTACCAGCAGATCGCGGAGTACCTCACGCAGAACCCAAACGAGGTCGCCGTCCTGTCGGTCAACGCCAGCTCGGCGCAGTGTGGGATACATGCCTCCAGCTTCGTGCGGTTCGCGCAGGCGTTAGGCTACTCCGGTTTCAAGGACCTGCAGGCGCTGTTCCAGCGGCGCCTGTCGACCGCCGCCCCGGGGTTCGAGGCGCGCAAGCGGGCGCTCGAAGGCGACCTGCGCCAGCATGGCGGCACCGCACCCGACGCGCTGCAGGACCTCGTGGTGCGCGACATCGCCTCGCTTCAGGACCTGCTGGACCGCACCGACCCGGAGGCCATGACCCGCGCGGCCGAGATGATCGACAACGCCCAGACCGTCTACCTGATCGGCCAGTTGCGATCAGAGCCGGTGGTCGTCCTTTTGCGCTACATCCTGACGATGCTGGGCAAACCCTGCGTGCTGCTCGATGCCTCCGGCGGGCTGGCGACGCACATGGCCCGGAACATGGCCGCGTCCGACCTTCTGATCGCCGTGGCCTTCCGCTTCTACGCCAACGAGGTGGTCAACGTCGTGGAAGAGACCGCCCGGAAGGGCACCCCGGTGATCGGGATCTCCGACAGCACGCTTTCACCGCTGAACAAGCCCGCGACACTGCTGTTCGCGGTGCCGGAGCATGACTACACCTTCTCCCGCTCTCTGGCGGCACCGATGTGCCTTGCGCAGGCATTGATGGTCGCGGTCGCTGCGCGGTCCCAGCCGGGGGCCGAGCCGCCGCGCATCCCGACCGTCACGACGCGCTAG
- a CDS encoding spermidine/putrescine ABC transporter substrate-binding protein, translating to MSKPLTLTRRSLLRTAAAAALTAPMLNRAWAQEPTTINMLAWYGHAEPDIVAEFEAANNVKFVPKYYAGGDNMLALISQSPPGTYDLILSDAEFVQQLNAAGYIEEMDPSLYPFDDFWPAYQKFPGHWTDDTLWSVMVRYGLLGVSYNTEALTREEAMSYNAFWNPKVTGKVGHFDWHLPSLGQISLLNGNRAPSPYDIDEAAWEAVQEKTLSLKPQVGGYFDYGGTFAALKNGEMLAMCGIGDWITGVLEKDGAPVASVIPEEGGIQWTESYSIGKGTTKHDIINKFIQYMLSPEGQVKSIQMAAYPGLSPTKSGWTAIQEANMAEAERSGLIEGSDQSPIRLLEEGRLFFRDIPRQQSLEDWNDFWSEYKTA from the coding sequence ATGTCCAAACCACTCACCCTGACGCGCCGGAGCCTGCTGCGCACCGCCGCCGCGGCTGCCCTGACCGCGCCGATGCTGAACCGCGCGTGGGCGCAGGAACCGACGACGATCAACATGCTCGCATGGTACGGCCACGCCGAGCCCGACATCGTGGCCGAGTTCGAGGCCGCCAACAACGTCAAGTTCGTGCCGAAGTACTACGCGGGCGGCGACAACATGCTGGCCCTGATTTCCCAGTCGCCCCCGGGGACCTACGACCTGATCCTTTCCGACGCCGAGTTCGTGCAGCAGCTCAACGCCGCCGGCTACATCGAGGAAATGGACCCCTCGCTCTACCCCTTCGACGACTTCTGGCCCGCCTACCAGAAATTCCCCGGCCACTGGACGGACGACACGCTCTGGTCGGTGATGGTGCGCTACGGCCTGCTCGGCGTCTCCTACAACACCGAGGCGCTGACCCGCGAAGAGGCGATGTCCTACAATGCCTTCTGGAACCCCAAGGTCACCGGCAAGGTCGGCCACTTCGACTGGCACCTGCCCAGCCTCGGCCAGATCTCGCTGCTGAACGGCAACCGCGCTCCCTCGCCCTACGACATCGATGAGGCAGCCTGGGAAGCGGTGCAGGAAAAGACCCTTTCCCTGAAACCGCAGGTCGGCGGCTACTTCGACTACGGCGGTACCTTCGCTGCCCTGAAGAACGGCGAGATGCTGGCCATGTGCGGCATCGGCGACTGGATCACCGGCGTGCTGGAAAAGGACGGCGCCCCCGTGGCCTCCGTCATCCCCGAAGAGGGCGGCATCCAGTGGACCGAAAGCTATTCCATCGGCAAGGGCACGACGAAGCACGACATCATCAACAAGTTCATCCAGTACATGCTCTCGCCCGAGGGCCAGGTGAAGTCGATCCAGATGGCCGCCTACCCCGGCCTCTCGCCGACGAAATCCGGCTGGACCGCCATCCAGGAGGCCAACATGGCCGAGGCCGAGCGCTCCGGCCTGATCGAGGGCTCCGACCAGTCGCCGATCCGGCTGCTCGAGGAAGGCCGCCTGTTCTTCCGCGACATCCCGCGCCAGCAAAGTCTCGAGGACTGGAACGACTTCTGGTCGGAATACAAGACCGCCTGA
- a CDS encoding hydroxyacid dehydrogenase codes for MPHVLVAGKLHQLGRDILESAPDITATYIDDISEDSYTPHIAKADALLIRTQALTSPTIDRAERLKVVSRHGVGYDAVDVAALNERGIALAVCGDVNSTSVAEHACMLILAAFKRALRADVAVRRGPWGWRNQLESQDIRGRNLLILGFGRIGQNTARMMSGFGMNIRAHDPYLHRHGWPDGGIPAFEDLGEALGWAEVISVSAPKGDRPLIGAAEFEAMKPGVVIVNTARGGIVDERELAKHLKSGKVSAAGLDVFEAEPLPAIHPLKGFDQVILSPHIAGVTEGAAQRMAVSSAQNVLDFFAGTLDPALIVNRAQIGR; via the coding sequence ATGCCCCACGTCCTTGTCGCCGGAAAGCTGCACCAGCTCGGGCGCGATATCCTCGAATCCGCCCCGGACATCACGGCCACCTACATCGACGACATCTCGGAAGACAGCTACACGCCCCACATCGCCAAGGCCGATGCGCTGCTGATCCGCACGCAGGCGCTGACCTCGCCGACCATAGACCGGGCAGAGCGGCTGAAGGTCGTCTCGCGGCACGGGGTCGGCTACGACGCCGTCGATGTCGCGGCCCTGAACGAACGGGGTATCGCCTTGGCGGTCTGCGGCGACGTGAACTCCACCTCCGTCGCCGAACACGCCTGCATGCTGATCCTCGCCGCCTTCAAGCGCGCGCTGCGGGCCGACGTGGCGGTGCGGCGCGGGCCATGGGGCTGGCGCAACCAGCTCGAATCGCAGGACATCCGCGGCCGCAACCTGCTGATCCTCGGCTTCGGGCGGATCGGCCAGAACACCGCCCGGATGATGTCGGGCTTCGGCATGAACATCCGCGCCCACGACCCCTACCTGCACCGCCACGGCTGGCCGGACGGCGGCATTCCCGCGTTCGAGGACCTGGGTGAGGCACTGGGCTGGGCCGAAGTGATCTCTGTCAGCGCGCCCAAGGGCGACCGGCCCCTGATCGGCGCGGCAGAGTTCGAGGCGATGAAACCCGGCGTGGTGATCGTGAACACCGCCCGCGGCGGCATCGTGGACGAACGGGAACTGGCGAAGCATCTGAAATCGGGCAAGGTCTCTGCCGCGGGGCTCGACGTGTTCGAAGCGGAACCGCTGCCGGCGATTCACCCGCTGAAGGGCTTCGACCAAGTGATCCTCTCGCCCCACATCGCGGGCGTGACCGAGGGCGCGGCGCAGCGCATGGCGGTCTCGTCGGCGCAGAACGTCCTCGACTTCTTTGCCGGGACGCTCGACCCGGCGCTGATCGTCAACCGGGCGCAGATCGGACGATGA
- a CDS encoding polysaccharide deacetylase, translated as MLLNPLPWPDGKRLAAAITFDVDADSLIRNARPEDGHLRLAPVSMGRYGPTVAVPRILDTYRRFALTQTFFMPAWVMETYPATVEAILKDGHEIGHHSWRHEDPMGHSDEVEAELFGRAMEVHVRLTGQKPRGYRAPVYNATPGVIGRLIDEGFLYDSSLMADEMPYLLKAPQGDLLELPPHWGNDDWPPFAHFEEIGYLMPVRAPSDGIRGFIEEYEAAHSVGGFWMPVLHPFLTGRLARWQAMERWLEGVLSSGDAWFAPLEEIARHALTHKDRLRVDEI; from the coding sequence ATGTTGCTGAACCCCTTGCCCTGGCCCGACGGAAAACGTCTGGCCGCCGCGATCACATTCGACGTGGACGCCGACAGCCTGATCCGAAATGCGCGGCCCGAGGACGGCCACCTGCGGCTCGCGCCGGTCAGCATGGGGCGCTACGGGCCGACGGTGGCGGTGCCGCGCATCCTCGACACCTATCGGCGGTTCGCTCTGACCCAGACCTTCTTCATGCCCGCCTGGGTGATGGAGACCTACCCGGCCACCGTGGAGGCGATCCTGAAGGACGGGCACGAGATCGGTCATCATTCCTGGCGCCACGAGGACCCGATGGGGCATTCCGACGAGGTCGAGGCCGAGTTGTTCGGGCGTGCGATGGAGGTGCATGTCCGGCTGACGGGGCAGAAGCCGCGCGGCTATCGCGCGCCGGTCTACAACGCCACGCCGGGCGTGATCGGGCGGCTGATCGACGAGGGGTTCCTGTACGACAGTTCGCTGATGGCGGACGAGATGCCGTACCTTCTGAAGGCGCCGCAGGGCGACCTGCTGGAACTGCCGCCGCATTGGGGCAACGACGACTGGCCGCCCTTCGCGCATTTCGAAGAGATCGGCTACCTGATGCCGGTGCGCGCCCCTTCTGACGGCATCCGCGGGTTCATCGAGGAATACGAGGCGGCGCATTCCGTCGGCGGGTTCTGGATGCCTGTGCTGCATCCCTTCCTCACCGGGCGACTGGCGCGCTGGCAGGCGATGGAGCGCTGGCTGGAGGGGGTGCTGTCGTCGGGCGACGCGTGGTTCGCCCCGCTGGAGGAGATCGCCCGCCATGCCCTGACCCACAAGGACCGGCTTCGGGTCGACGAGATCTAG
- a CDS encoding HpcH/HpaI aldolase/citrate lyase family protein has product MKNKLKALWAEGKPALNGWCSIGNPFTAEIMAAQGYDSVTVDWQHGAIGYADMLAMLQSMRASGVTLMARVPWLDPAAVMKALDAGAMGIVCPMINSRAEAERFVSYMRYPPHGQRSFGPTRAGFAMPGYGPQMNDEVLALAMIETQGGVDNLEDIASTPGLDGIYVGPADLTLGTQGGRLPPGFDRQEPEMIDLIKRIAQVCKANGIKACLHCGTPDYAAQAIGWGYDLTTVGGDSRLLAAAASASVKRFRDLTGAGADGNEGAY; this is encoded by the coding sequence ATGAAGAACAAGCTCAAGGCCCTCTGGGCCGAAGGCAAACCGGCGCTGAACGGCTGGTGCTCCATCGGCAACCCCTTCACGGCCGAGATCATGGCCGCGCAGGGGTACGACTCTGTGACTGTCGACTGGCAGCACGGCGCGATCGGCTACGCCGACATGCTGGCGATGCTGCAGTCCATGCGCGCCAGCGGCGTGACGCTGATGGCCCGTGTCCCGTGGCTCGATCCGGCGGCGGTCATGAAGGCGCTGGATGCCGGCGCGATGGGCATCGTCTGCCCGATGATCAACTCCCGCGCAGAGGCGGAGCGCTTCGTTTCCTACATGCGCTATCCGCCGCACGGCCAGCGCAGTTTCGGCCCGACGCGGGCGGGTTTCGCCATGCCCGGCTACGGCCCGCAGATGAACGACGAGGTGCTGGCGCTGGCGATGATCGAAACGCAGGGCGGCGTCGACAACCTCGAGGACATTGCCTCCACCCCCGGCCTCGACGGGATCTACGTCGGACCGGCGGACCTGACCCTCGGCACGCAGGGCGGGCGGCTGCCCCCCGGCTTCGACCGGCAGGAACCGGAGATGATCGACCTCATCAAGCGCATCGCGCAGGTCTGCAAGGCCAATGGCATCAAGGCCTGCCTGCATTGCGGGACACCGGATTACGCGGCGCAGGCCATCGGCTGGGGTTACGACCTGACCACCGTCGGCGGCGACTCGCGGCTGCTGGCCGCGGCGGCCAGCGCCTCCGTCAAACGGTTCCGCGACCTGACCGGCGCGGGCGCAGATGGCAACGAAGGAGCCTACTGA
- a CDS encoding ABC transporter permease, with translation MSKPAVYPYVWRLPLLIWQGLFFLGPLVLMVAMSFWLVRNYRMEPAFVFDNWDRMLGRDYFWNAYWVTLWRATLAAVLSTLIAFPAAFALAFRVSETTRRWAVFFLIVPFFTSYLVRVYAWQVLLAESGPLNAIIGGLGLGPFTMLNSGFGAMVGYLTLVLPLVVILQTFSLAAIDRNLIEAARNLGASPRATLTQVILPAAKVGLIVGAVFAFILSFGDFVSPFYLGGSKPPTLSILIIDTTKSGQQWPRAAVVAIMMIVTLFTVAFAAVGAAYGRRK, from the coding sequence ATGTCCAAACCCGCAGTCTATCCCTACGTCTGGCGCCTGCCGCTGCTGATCTGGCAGGGACTGTTCTTCCTCGGCCCGCTGGTCCTGATGGTCGCCATGTCGTTCTGGCTGGTCCGCAACTACCGGATGGAGCCGGCCTTCGTCTTCGACAACTGGGACCGGATGCTGGGCCGCGACTACTTCTGGAACGCCTATTGGGTCACGCTCTGGAGGGCGACGCTCGCCGCGGTCCTCTCCACGCTGATCGCCTTCCCCGCGGCCTTCGCGCTGGCCTTCCGCGTTTCGGAGACGACGCGCCGCTGGGCGGTCTTCTTCCTGATCGTGCCGTTCTTCACCTCCTACCTCGTGCGGGTCTACGCCTGGCAGGTGCTGCTTGCGGAAAGCGGGCCGCTCAATGCCATCATCGGCGGGCTTGGCCTTGGCCCCTTCACCATGCTCAACTCCGGCTTCGGCGCGATGGTGGGATACCTCACGCTCGTCCTGCCGCTGGTCGTGATCCTGCAGACCTTCTCGCTCGCCGCCATCGACCGCAACCTGATCGAAGCCGCCCGCAACCTCGGCGCTTCACCACGCGCGACACTGACGCAGGTGATCCTCCCTGCGGCGAAGGTCGGCCTGATCGTCGGCGCGGTGTTCGCCTTCATCCTGTCATTCGGCGATTTCGTCAGCCCGTTCTACCTCGGCGGATCGAAGCCGCCCACGCTGTCGATCCTCATCATCGACACGACAAAGTCCGGCCAGCAGTGGCCCCGCGCCGCC